The following are encoded together in the Fimbriiglobus ruber genome:
- a CDS encoding ATP-binding protein, which produces MERRNVSGLLAPVAVLSFLLLVTAVGSAWYTQSIQRSLSWSLTENVASVVAAQVVESNIREVDASFYRFLITGDRANLESIPRLQRETADALHEAERWALSEEEKRLMTQVRRGYDRLFDEFGRAVRESSGPVLKARIAVLAAIPEREILEPAREYRRLNEESLAEISRKTEQQANGLTVGLLALGLCGATGGMLGGWVLMTGIRRTMEQTETRLRGTAARLRAVVPAADPTRDPAEWVDESVAVVLDRLRQSERDVLRAEQLALVGQMAAGIAHEVRNPLAAIKILVQTAADPLRETPFGARDLTVLEREIVRLEQIVSGFLDFARPPQPDKKVIELRPVLEQAVAGLRPRADILRVALEIDLSDEPITVCLDPNQFRQLVYNLLCNAIDAQPKGGYARITAATATAGAEPGVLLRVEDVGDGLPQGFGDRIFEPFVSTKATGMGLGLSICRRIVESHGGSIRAADRPDRGTVFTIYLPLSLPGGARAAAPGGQT; this is translated from the coding sequence GTGGAACGCCGAAACGTCTCCGGCTTGCTCGCGCCGGTCGCCGTGCTGAGTTTCTTGCTCCTGGTCACGGCCGTGGGATCGGCGTGGTACACGCAGAGCATCCAACGCAGCCTGTCCTGGAGCCTGACGGAGAACGTGGCGAGCGTGGTGGCCGCCCAAGTGGTCGAAAGCAACATTCGGGAGGTGGACGCCTCGTTTTACCGCTTCCTGATCACCGGCGACCGCGCGAATCTGGAGTCGATCCCGCGGCTCCAGCGGGAGACAGCCGACGCCCTCCACGAGGCCGAGCGGTGGGCTCTGAGTGAGGAAGAGAAGCGCCTGATGACGCAGGTCAGGCGGGGGTACGACCGGCTGTTCGATGAGTTCGGGCGGGCCGTCCGGGAGTCCTCCGGTCCGGTGCTCAAGGCGCGGATCGCGGTCCTCGCCGCCATCCCGGAGCGAGAGATCCTGGAACCGGCCCGGGAGTACCGCCGCCTCAACGAAGAGTCCCTGGCCGAGATCAGCCGCAAGACCGAGCAGCAGGCCAACGGTCTGACCGTCGGGCTGTTGGCCCTCGGCCTGTGCGGGGCCACCGGCGGCATGCTCGGCGGGTGGGTACTGATGACGGGCATTCGGCGGACCATGGAGCAAACCGAGACCCGGCTGCGCGGCACGGCCGCCCGGCTCCGCGCCGTCGTCCCGGCCGCCGACCCGACGCGGGACCCCGCCGAGTGGGTGGATGAGTCGGTCGCGGTCGTCCTAGACCGGCTGAGGCAGAGCGAGCGGGACGTCCTGCGCGCCGAGCAACTCGCGTTGGTCGGGCAAATGGCGGCGGGAATCGCGCACGAAGTCCGGAACCCGCTCGCGGCGATCAAGATTCTCGTCCAGACCGCCGCCGACCCGCTGCGGGAAACCCCGTTCGGGGCACGCGACCTGACGGTATTGGAGCGGGAGATCGTTCGGCTGGAGCAAATCGTGAGTGGGTTTCTGGACTTCGCCCGGCCCCCCCAACCGGACAAAAAAGTCATCGAACTGCGCCCCGTCCTCGAACAGGCGGTGGCCGGCCTGCGGCCCCGGGCCGATATTCTGCGGGTGGCCCTCGAGATCGACCTGTCCGACGAGCCGATCACTGTGTGTCTCGACCCGAATCAGTTTCGACAACTAGTGTACAATCTTTTGTGCAATGCGATCGACGCCCAACCCAAGGGCGGGTATGCCCGTATCACGGCCGCGACCGCGACCGCGGGTGCCGAGCCGGGCGTGCTGCTCCGGGTCGAAGACGTGGGCGACGGCCTCCCGCAGGGGTTCGGGGACCGTATCTTCGAGCCGTTCGTCAGTACGAAAGCGACTGGGATGGGACTCGGACTGTCCATTTGCCGCCGGATCGTCGAGTCGCACGGCGGATCCATCCGGGCGGCGGACCGGCCGGACCGTGGCACCGTTTTTACCATCTACCTGCCTCTATCCCTCCCCGGCGGCGCCCGTGCGGCGGCGCCCGGCGGTCAGACATAG
- a CDS encoding sigma-54-dependent transcriptional regulator, with translation MPKLLIIDDEPSLLYSLHSGLTAKDLDVLTAPTGTEGIRAVRDHKPDAVVLDVRLPDMTGLEAFDQIKALDPRVPVVILTAFAATDTAIQAVKRGAFDYLLKPVDLHHLRDVVARAVELRRMQSVPAVIDGDPVTPDADEIVGRSPAMQSVYKAIGMLAPQDVTVLITGESGTGKELIARAVYQHSGRADKPFLAINCAAIPETLLESELFGHERGAFTGADRQRVGKFEQANGGTLFLDEIGDMTPAAQAKFLRVLQKQQFDRIGGNVAVATDVRVIAATNQDLDGMVATGRFRRDLLYRLNGFVITLPPLRDRREDIPLLAEHVLRQCGRRLGKTLRAVAPDALDLLERHPWPGNIRELQNVIRFAAMKAVGDVVTPDCLPAACRGEGGPGAPGLRPDDLSHVRQLVRDLLATGSADIYRKILAEVDRVVVGEVLQHVGGNQVHASELLGISRNTLRSKIQSFDSPSSAPS, from the coding sequence GTGCCCAAACTGCTCATCATCGACGACGAGCCGAGTCTCCTCTACTCACTCCACTCCGGGCTCACGGCCAAGGACCTGGACGTCCTGACGGCGCCCACCGGGACCGAAGGCATTCGGGCCGTCCGGGACCACAAGCCGGACGCGGTCGTCCTGGACGTGCGGCTGCCGGACATGACCGGGCTCGAGGCGTTCGACCAGATCAAGGCGCTCGACCCGCGGGTGCCCGTCGTCATCCTGACCGCGTTCGCCGCCACCGATACGGCGATCCAGGCGGTGAAGCGCGGGGCGTTCGATTACCTGCTCAAGCCGGTGGACCTGCACCACCTCCGGGACGTGGTCGCCCGGGCGGTGGAGTTGCGGCGGATGCAGAGCGTCCCGGCGGTCATCGACGGCGACCCGGTGACCCCGGACGCGGACGAGATCGTCGGCCGGAGCCCGGCGATGCAGTCCGTGTACAAGGCGATCGGGATGCTGGCCCCGCAGGACGTGACGGTCTTAATCACCGGCGAGAGCGGGACCGGCAAGGAGCTGATCGCGCGGGCCGTGTACCAGCACTCCGGCCGGGCCGACAAGCCGTTCCTGGCCATTAACTGTGCCGCCATTCCCGAGACCCTGCTCGAATCGGAGCTGTTCGGCCACGAGCGGGGGGCGTTCACCGGGGCCGACCGGCAGCGGGTCGGGAAGTTCGAGCAGGCCAACGGCGGCACCCTGTTCCTTGACGAGATCGGGGACATGACCCCGGCCGCCCAGGCGAAATTCCTGCGCGTCCTCCAGAAGCAGCAGTTCGACCGCATCGGCGGGAACGTCGCGGTGGCGACCGACGTCCGGGTGATCGCGGCGACGAACCAGGACCTCGACGGGATGGTCGCGACCGGCCGGTTCCGGCGGGACCTGCTCTACCGGCTGAACGGGTTCGTCATCACCCTGCCGCCGCTCCGCGACCGCCGGGAGGACATCCCGCTGCTCGCCGAGCACGTCCTCCGGCAGTGCGGCCGGCGGCTCGGGAAGACGCTGCGGGCGGTGGCCCCGGACGCGCTGGACTTGCTCGAACGGCACCCCTGGCCGGGGAACATCCGGGAACTCCAGAACGTCATCCGGTTCGCCGCCATGAAGGCGGTCGGGGACGTGGTCACCCCGGATTGCCTTCCGGCGGCGTGCCGCGGGGAGGGCGGCCCCGGCGCGCCGGGACTCCGCCCGGACGATTTGTCACACGTTCGTCAACTGGTACGCGACCTTCTGGCCACCGGGTCGGCGGACATCTACCGAAAGATTCTGGCCGAGGTCGATCGGGTGGTTGTCGGTGAAGTGCTTCAACACGTCGGCGGCAATCAGGTGCATGCCAGCGAGCTGCTCGGGATCTCGCGCAACACGCTCCGGTCGAAAATCCAGTCGTTCGATAGTCCGTCCTCGGCCCCGAGTTGA
- a CDS encoding carboxymuconolactone decarboxylase family protein: protein MFDMANLSKLKTLSAGAPDAMKAFHAFDAAAFKEGALSVKTKELLAVAVALTTQCAYCLEIHGKKARAAGATDAELSEVAMVAAAIRAGGAVTHACHVL, encoded by the coding sequence ATGTTCGACATGGCCAACCTGTCGAAGTTGAAGACACTGAGCGCCGGCGCCCCGGACGCGATGAAGGCGTTCCACGCGTTCGACGCGGCGGCGTTCAAGGAAGGGGCGTTGTCGGTCAAGACGAAGGAACTACTCGCAGTCGCGGTCGCGCTGACGACCCAGTGCGCGTATTGCCTGGAAATTCATGGGAAGAAGGCTCGCGCGGCTGGCGCGACGGACGCCGAGTTGTCCGAAGTCGCGATGGTGGCCGCCGCGATTCGGGCCGGGGGCGCTGTCACGCACGCCTGCCACGTCTTATAA
- the hscB gene encoding Fe-S protein assembly co-chaperone HscB, producing the protein MDHFERLGLPRRFSVDLATVEREYLARSRHIHPDFHQLGSGAEQQASLELTAALNEAYTALRDPTRRAEYLVQLLGGPSSRDEKSLDQAFLMEMMDLRERMESARCENETAILETELTDREAVFLKQIADIFDRYEKLPEGDASKPALVTDVRRMLNALKTIRSLLRDFRDD; encoded by the coding sequence ATGGACCATTTCGAGCGCCTCGGGTTACCGAGGCGCTTTTCCGTTGACCTTGCCACTGTTGAGCGAGAATATCTCGCCCGGTCGCGGCACATCCACCCGGACTTTCACCAACTCGGCTCCGGCGCGGAGCAACAGGCGAGCCTCGAACTCACTGCCGCGTTGAACGAGGCTTACACGGCGTTGCGCGACCCGACACGCCGCGCGGAATACCTGGTCCAGCTGCTAGGCGGCCCGTCCTCGCGGGACGAGAAAAGCCTGGATCAAGCGTTCCTGATGGAGATGATGGACCTCCGCGAGCGGATGGAGAGTGCCAGGTGCGAAAATGAAACGGCAATACTGGAAACAGAGTTGACCGACCGCGAGGCGGTGTTCCTGAAGCAAATCGCCGACATTTTCGACCGGTACGAAAAACTACCCGAAGGCGATGCCAGCAAGCCAGCGCTTGTGACCGACGTTCGGCGGATGCTCAACGCCCTCAAAACGATCCGCAGTTTGCTTCGCGACTTCCGCGACGACTGA
- a CDS encoding HesB/IscA family protein, with the protein MSTATTEQPTLGLKTEAPKTTPNVIITPKAAAEVLRIIASQEAEGVKETLRLRVRVVGGGCSGMEHKLDLDPTLNEKLDEVYELTGIPVVIDKRSMLYLNGATVDFLDDLNKRGFSIKNPNAKSTCGCGSSFSM; encoded by the coding sequence ATGTCCACCGCGACCACCGAACAACCCACCCTCGGCCTGAAGACCGAAGCCCCGAAGACCACGCCGAACGTCATCATCACGCCGAAGGCCGCGGCCGAAGTCCTGCGGATCATCGCCAGCCAGGAAGCCGAAGGGGTTAAAGAAACCCTCCGCCTCCGCGTCCGCGTCGTCGGCGGCGGGTGCAGCGGGATGGAGCACAAGCTCGACCTCGACCCCACCCTGAACGAAAAGCTGGACGAAGTGTACGAACTCACCGGCATTCCGGTCGTGATCGACAAGCGCAGCATGTTGTACCTCAACGGCGCCACGGTCGACTTCCTGGACGACCTGAACAAGCGCGGCTTCAGCATCAAGAACCCGAACGCCAAGAGCACCTGCGGCTGCGGCAGCTCGTTCTCGATGTAA
- the iscU gene encoding Fe-S cluster assembly scaffold IscU: MPYSDAILDHYNNPRNVGSFDAKDTSVGTGLVGAPECGDVMRLQIRVNPDTGVIEDAKFKTFGCGSAIASSSLATEWLKGKTLDEALALKNTQIVEELALPPVKVHCSVLAEDAIKAAVKNFQDKQPAAVAEAVGAAG; the protein is encoded by the coding sequence ATGCCCTATAGCGACGCCATTCTGGACCACTACAACAACCCGCGCAACGTCGGCAGCTTCGACGCCAAGGACACGAGCGTCGGCACCGGCCTCGTCGGCGCCCCGGAGTGCGGCGACGTGATGCGGCTCCAGATCCGGGTCAACCCGGACACCGGCGTCATCGAAGACGCCAAGTTCAAAACGTTCGGGTGTGGCAGCGCGATCGCCTCCAGCAGCCTGGCGACCGAGTGGCTGAAGGGCAAGACGCTCGACGAGGCCCTCGCCCTCAAGAACACCCAGATCGTCGAAGAACTGGCACTGCCGCCGGTCAAAGTCCACTGCTCGGTGTTGGCCGAGGACGCGATCAAGGCGGCCGTCAAAAACTTCCAGGACAAGCAACCCGCCGCCGTCGCCGAGGCGGTCGGCGCGGCCGGGTGA
- a CDS encoding IscS subfamily cysteine desulfurase gives MGVKLPIYMDNNATTRTDPRVVEAMLPYFTEKFGNSASRNHPFGWEAEAAVEDARSQIAKLVGATGKEIIFTSGATESNNLALKGVAAMYKKKGNHVVTTSTEHKCVLDTSKRLERDGFQVTYLPVDKFGQVSADQVREAITDKTILVSVMMANNEIGTIQPIKAIGKVCKEKGVLFHTDAVQAAGKVTIDVLDMGVDLLSLSAHKMYGPKGIGALYVRKKDPRVRLEPIIDGGGHERGMRSGTLPVPLIVGYGAAAEISLREMPEESKRTYALRERLRAGIMDALPESYLNGHPTERLPGNANISFAYVEGEGLMMGIKDVAVSSGSACTSASLEPSYVLRALGVGDELAHSSIRFGLGRFNTEEEVDFVVDLVTKEVNRLREMSPLFEMAQQGIDLKSIQWAAH, from the coding sequence ATGGGCGTAAAGCTGCCAATTTACATGGACAACAACGCCACGACGCGGACCGACCCGCGGGTGGTCGAGGCGATGCTGCCGTACTTCACCGAGAAGTTCGGCAACTCCGCCAGCCGCAACCACCCGTTCGGGTGGGAGGCCGAGGCGGCCGTGGAAGACGCCCGCAGCCAGATCGCCAAACTCGTCGGGGCGACCGGCAAGGAAATCATCTTCACTAGCGGCGCCACCGAGAGCAACAACCTCGCCCTCAAGGGCGTGGCGGCGATGTACAAGAAGAAGGGCAACCACGTCGTCACGACGTCCACCGAACACAAGTGCGTACTCGACACATCCAAGCGGCTCGAACGCGATGGCTTCCAGGTCACGTACCTGCCGGTGGACAAGTTCGGCCAGGTGTCCGCAGATCAGGTGCGGGAAGCCATCACGGACAAGACGATCCTCGTCTCCGTGATGATGGCGAACAACGAGATCGGGACCATCCAGCCGATCAAGGCGATTGGCAAAGTCTGCAAAGAAAAAGGCGTGTTGTTTCACACGGACGCCGTCCAAGCTGCCGGGAAAGTGACGATCGACGTATTGGACATGGGCGTCGATCTGCTCAGCCTCAGCGCTCACAAAATGTACGGTCCCAAGGGGATCGGCGCACTCTATGTCCGCAAGAAAGACCCGCGCGTTCGCCTGGAGCCGATCATCGACGGCGGCGGGCACGAGCGGGGGATGCGGTCGGGTACGCTACCGGTGCCGCTGATCGTGGGCTACGGCGCCGCGGCCGAAATCTCGTTGCGGGAAATGCCGGAAGAGAGTAAGCGGACGTATGCTCTCCGCGAGCGGTTGCGAGCCGGGATCATGGACGCGCTGCCCGAGTCGTACCTGAACGGCCACCCGACCGAGCGACTGCCCGGGAACGCCAACATCAGCTTCGCCTACGTGGAAGGTGAGGGGCTGATGATGGGTATTAAGGACGTGGCGGTGTCATCCGGGTCCGCCTGTACGAGCGCGAGCCTCGAACCGAGCTACGTCCTCCGGGCTCTGGGTGTGGGCGACGAACTCGCCCACAGCAGTATCCGGTTCGGCCTCGGGCGGTTCAACACCGAGGAAGAAGTTGATTTCGTCGTCGATCTGGTGACCAAGGAGGTGAACCGCCTCCGCGAAATGTCGCCGCTGTTCGAGATGGCCCAACAGGGGATCGACCTCAAGAGCATCCAGTGGGCCGCCCACTGA
- a CDS encoding RrF2 family transcriptional regulator, with protein sequence MTMLSRKADYALLILSYLHSHPDGGNARTIAEQFNLSRPFVANILKLLCQAGFVSSSRGVNGGYVLRKNASETTLATLLDSIQEGFRLTVCTEHSPPSPRAEDDICSLESGCSIKGPLTEIHRRIMSVLRGVTLGELFSGVVTGATVGSGLLPMLPVVDSPGCCGSVRQACHEPATI encoded by the coding sequence ATGACGATGCTCAGTCGTAAGGCGGATTACGCGCTCCTGATTCTTTCGTACCTCCACTCGCACCCGGACGGTGGGAACGCGAGGACGATTGCCGAACAATTTAACTTAAGCCGACCGTTCGTCGCGAACATTCTCAAGCTGCTCTGCCAGGCTGGGTTTGTGTCGAGTAGTCGAGGTGTGAACGGCGGGTACGTTCTCCGCAAAAACGCCTCCGAAACCACCCTGGCGACCCTCCTGGATTCGATTCAGGAGGGCTTCCGGCTGACCGTTTGCACGGAACACTCGCCCCCCAGTCCCCGGGCGGAAGACGACATCTGTTCGCTGGAATCCGGCTGTTCCATCAAGGGGCCGCTCACGGAAATTCATCGCCGGATCATGAGCGTCCTCCGCGGGGTGACTCTGGGTGAACTCTTTTCCGGCGTAGTGACCGGGGCAACGGTCGGGTCCGGCCTGCTTCCCATGCTTCCAGTCGTCGATTCGCCCGGTTGCTGTGGAAGTGTTCGCCAGGCCTGTCACGAACCGGCCACGATTTAA
- a CDS encoding menaquinone biosynthesis family protein yields MTTQIIRVGHSPDPDDAFMFHALANDKIPVGDFQFVHELQDIETLNRRALRGELEVTAVSIHAYSYLLDKYALLPTGCSMGDKYGPMVVARKPLAIADLPGLKIAVPGTLTTAFLTLKLLYESIGKKDQIEFEVVPFDEIISAVASGRFDAGLIIHEGQLTFQNQGLHLVVDLGVWWQERTGLPLPLGGNVVRKDLGASTMTEISRLIKESIRYALDHREEALQHALKYARDMDVKLADKFVGMYVNDWTLDYGDRGRAAVRKLLDEGHRAGIIPAPVAVEFVA; encoded by the coding sequence ATGACCACCCAAATCATCCGCGTCGGCCACAGCCCGGACCCGGACGACGCCTTTATGTTCCATGCTCTGGCGAACGACAAGATCCCGGTCGGCGATTTCCAGTTCGTTCACGAGCTTCAGGACATTGAGACGCTCAACCGCCGCGCGTTGCGGGGCGAACTCGAAGTCACCGCGGTCAGCATCCACGCCTACAGCTACCTGCTCGACAAATACGCCCTGCTTCCGACCGGCTGCAGCATGGGCGACAAGTACGGCCCGATGGTCGTCGCGCGGAAGCCGCTGGCGATCGCCGACCTGCCGGGCTTGAAGATCGCGGTGCCCGGAACGCTCACCACGGCCTTTCTGACCCTGAAATTACTGTACGAGTCGATCGGAAAGAAAGACCAGATCGAGTTCGAGGTGGTGCCGTTCGACGAGATCATTTCCGCCGTTGCGAGCGGGCGGTTCGACGCGGGGCTCATCATCCACGAGGGCCAGCTCACGTTCCAAAATCAGGGTCTTCACCTCGTCGTCGACCTCGGCGTCTGGTGGCAGGAGCGGACCGGCCTCCCGCTCCCGCTGGGCGGCAACGTGGTCCGCAAGGATCTCGGCGCGAGCACGATGACCGAGATCAGCCGGCTCATCAAGGAGAGCATCCGCTACGCCCTCGATCACCGGGAAGAAGCCCTACAACACGCCCTCAAGTACGCCCGCGACATGGACGTGAAACTGGCGGACAAGTTCGTGGGCATGTACGTCAACGACTGGACGCTCGACTACGGCGACCGCGGCCGGGCAGCCGTCCGCAAGCTACTGGACGAAGGCCATCGCGCCGGAATCATCCCGGCCCCCGTCGCGGTCGAGTTCGTGGCCTGA
- a CDS encoding arginyltransferase translates to MQSLFTYISPPGQCGYLPDQQWQLRYEVAGQMERGDYAARLQAGWRRFGFSLFRPECPTCRRCMSLRVDVARFRPNDSQKRARKANARDIQLVVGPPGVTPEKLALYDKFHASQTERKGWPEHGPESATSYIETFVNNPFVTEEWCYYLGPHLVGVGYVDNLRVGLSAIYFYHDPAERNRSLGTFNVLSVIAAAAARGLPHVYLGFFVAGCSSLEYKAKFRPNETLQPNGEWRPFVE, encoded by the coding sequence ATGCAATCACTGTTCACCTACATTTCCCCGCCGGGTCAGTGCGGCTACTTGCCCGATCAACAGTGGCAGCTCCGGTACGAAGTGGCCGGGCAAATGGAACGGGGCGACTACGCCGCCCGCCTCCAAGCCGGGTGGCGGCGGTTCGGGTTCTCCCTCTTCCGGCCCGAGTGCCCGACCTGTCGGCGGTGCATGTCGCTGCGGGTAGACGTCGCCCGATTTCGCCCGAATGACAGCCAGAAACGAGCGCGGAAAGCGAACGCCCGAGACATTCAGCTCGTGGTCGGGCCGCCGGGCGTGACTCCCGAGAAGCTGGCGCTCTACGACAAGTTTCACGCGTCCCAGACCGAGCGAAAGGGTTGGCCCGAACACGGTCCCGAATCGGCCACGAGTTACATCGAAACGTTCGTGAATAACCCGTTCGTCACGGAAGAATGGTGTTACTATCTTGGCCCCCATCTGGTCGGCGTCGGATACGTCGACAATTTGCGGGTAGGACTGTCGGCGATTTACTTTTACCACGACCCGGCCGAGCGGAACCGGTCGCTCGGCACGTTCAACGTCCTGTCCGTCATTGCGGCAGCCGCGGCCCGTGGCCTGCCGCACGTCTACCTTGGGTTCTTCGTCGCTGGGTGTTCGTCGCTCGAATACAAGGCGAAGTTCCGCCCCAACGAAACGCTCCAGCCGAACGGCGAGTGGCGGCCGTTTGTGGAGTAA
- a CDS encoding PilZ domain-containing protein yields the protein MVVVTTERRIATRHKPAYGTVCRLGPGRQVIGLVWNISETGVSMLLGNPPEPGEVRPAVLAHEDADDGLPVWLRVVHVRQMSTGDYQIGAEFDKRLTEDEVNQFLIPPAKEDRPLPEKG from the coding sequence ATGGTTGTCGTCACGACCGAGCGCAGGATCGCTACCCGCCACAAACCTGCGTACGGAACCGTCTGTCGCCTCGGTCCCGGCCGTCAGGTGATCGGACTGGTCTGGAACATCTCCGAGACCGGGGTGAGCATGCTGCTCGGGAACCCACCCGAACCGGGTGAGGTACGACCGGCCGTACTTGCTCACGAGGATGCGGACGATGGCCTCCCCGTCTGGCTCCGTGTGGTCCACGTCCGCCAGATGTCGACCGGGGATTACCAAATCGGGGCGGAGTTCGATAAGCGGCTCACCGAAGACGAGGTGAACCAGTTCCTGATTCCACCCGCGAAAGAAGACCGGCCGCTTCCCGAGAAGGGGTAA
- a CDS encoding YceI family protein, with protein MRFLCGLTVAALCGALAIAAESKVALTGENTKIEFTGTKKEGKHDGGFKKLTGTATAEGTDPTTLKIDVTIETGSLYSDNAKLTEHLKAPDFFDVKTNPTAKFTSTKVEKDGEVYKVSGDLTINGKTKAISFPASVTVADGKLTLASEFKINRNDFGITYGAGKIDDDVALRIKVDAK; from the coding sequence ATGCGGTTCCTTTGCGGCTTGACGGTGGCGGCGCTGTGCGGGGCTCTGGCGATCGCGGCCGAGAGCAAGGTCGCCCTCACCGGGGAAAACACCAAAATCGAGTTTACCGGGACCAAAAAAGAAGGAAAGCACGACGGGGGCTTCAAGAAGCTGACCGGGACGGCGACGGCGGAAGGGACGGACCCCACGACGCTGAAAATCGACGTGACCATCGAGACCGGGTCGCTCTACTCGGACAACGCGAAACTGACCGAACACCTCAAGGCTCCGGACTTCTTCGACGTCAAAACGAACCCGACCGCCAAGTTCACCAGCACAAAAGTCGAAAAAGACGGCGAAGTGTACAAAGTGAGCGGTGACCTGACGATCAACGGCAAAACGAAAGCCATCTCGTTTCCGGCTTCCGTGACGGTCGCCGACGGCAAGCTGACCCTGGCGAGCGAGTTTAAGATTAACCGCAACGACTTCGGCATCACCTACGGCGCGGGCAAGATCGACGACGACGTCGCCCTCCGCATCAAGGTCGACGCGAAGTAA
- a CDS encoding ABC transporter ATP-binding protein: MAQNLVVETRNLTKVYRDFWGRKKKTALNALDLQINKGEIFGLLGPNGSGKTTTIKLLLGLLFPSGGDAFVFGEPAAKVEKNERVGYLPEESYLYRFLNAEETLDFYGRLFDIPAAVRRKRAAELIDIVGLSGDKKRILREYSKGMRQRIGLAQALINEPELVILDEPTSGLDPLGTRWMKDLILDLKKRGKTVLMCSHRLDDVQDVCDRIAILYGGDLQELGDVSKLVQDQKRLEIRATGVQLTDALKRDLAAAIEKHGGKLETFGHPTTTLEDLFLRIVEESKARPGRRYLPPSL; encoded by the coding sequence ATGGCCCAGAATCTCGTCGTCGAAACGCGCAACCTGACCAAGGTGTACCGCGACTTCTGGGGCCGGAAGAAGAAAACCGCCCTCAACGCCCTGGACCTCCAGATCAACAAGGGCGAAATCTTCGGCCTGCTCGGGCCGAACGGGTCCGGGAAGACGACCACCATCAAGTTGTTGCTCGGCCTGCTCTTCCCGAGCGGCGGCGACGCCTTCGTGTTCGGCGAGCCGGCCGCCAAGGTCGAGAAGAACGAGCGGGTCGGGTACCTGCCCGAAGAATCCTACTTGTACCGCTTCCTGAACGCCGAGGAAACGCTCGATTTCTACGGCCGCCTCTTCGACATCCCGGCCGCCGTCCGCCGCAAGCGGGCCGCCGAGTTGATCGACATCGTCGGCCTGTCCGGCGACAAGAAGCGGATTCTCCGCGAGTATTCAAAGGGGATGCGGCAGCGGATCGGCCTCGCCCAGGCTCTCATCAACGAGCCCGAACTCGTGATCCTGGACGAGCCGACGTCCGGCCTCGACCCGCTCGGGACGCGGTGGATGAAAGACTTGATCCTGGACCTGAAGAAGCGCGGCAAGACCGTGCTGATGTGCAGCCACCGCCTCGACGACGTGCAAGACGTCTGTGACCGCATCGCGATCCTCTACGGCGGCGACCTCCAGGAACTGGGCGACGTCTCCAAGCTCGTCCAGGACCAGAAGCGCCTCGAAATCCGCGCGACCGGCGTGCAGCTGACCGACGCCCTGAAACGCGACCTGGCCGCGGCGATCGAAAAGCACGGCGGCAAACTCGAAACATTCGGCCACCCGACGACGACGCTGGAAGACCTCTTCCTCCGCATCGTCGAGGAATCGAAGGCGCGGCCCGGCCGGCGGTACCTGCCGCCGTCGCTGTAA